A stretch of the Actinoalloteichus fjordicus genome encodes the following:
- a CDS encoding PadR family transcriptional regulator produces the protein MLKGTLEGIVLAILASRPAYGYEITAWLRDRGFTEIAEGTVYALLVRIEQRGLVDVEKVPSEKGPPRKVYSLNDEGRGYLEEFWKTWSFLSEQLEELREEGNGSGH, from the coding sequence ATGCTCAAGGGCACGCTCGAGGGCATCGTCCTGGCGATTCTCGCCAGCAGGCCCGCGTACGGGTACGAGATCACGGCGTGGCTTCGAGACAGGGGGTTCACCGAGATCGCAGAGGGAACGGTCTACGCGCTGCTGGTCCGGATCGAGCAGCGCGGTCTCGTGGACGTGGAGAAGGTCCCTTCGGAGAAGGGGCCTCCGCGCAAGGTGTATTCCCTGAACGACGAGGGGCGGGGGTATCTCGAAGAGTTCTGGAAGACCTGGAGTTTTCTCAGCGAACAACTCGAAGAGCTCAGGGAAGAGGGGAACGGCAGTGGGCACTGA
- a CDS encoding ABC transporter permease, with the protein MITRFLADITILLGRSLRHTLRSVDTIITTALMPVAMMLLFVYVFGGAIDTGSDSYVNYLLPGILLITVASGIAYTAVRLFTDMKSGVFERFQSMPIVRSSVLWAHVLTSLVANLISLVVVLTVALLIGFSSGAGVLAWLAIAGMLFLFTLALTWIAVIPGLSAKSAEGASAFSYPLIFLPFLSSAFVPTATMPGPVRAFAENQPVTPIVSAIRALMTEQPVGDDIWVALGWCAGILVVAYLFATSAYRRKIS; encoded by the coding sequence ATGATCACTAGATTTCTGGCTGACATCACCATCCTGCTGGGACGATCGCTGCGGCACACCCTGCGCAGCGTCGACACGATCATCACGACCGCGTTGATGCCGGTCGCGATGATGCTTCTGTTCGTCTACGTGTTCGGCGGCGCCATCGACACCGGTTCCGACTCGTACGTGAACTACCTGCTGCCCGGCATCCTGCTCATCACCGTCGCATCCGGGATCGCCTACACCGCAGTCCGTCTCTTCACGGACATGAAGAGCGGTGTCTTCGAACGTTTCCAGTCCATGCCGATCGTGCGCTCGTCGGTGCTGTGGGCGCACGTGCTCACCTCCCTGGTCGCCAACCTGATCTCGCTCGTCGTCGTGCTGACGGTCGCTCTGCTGATCGGCTTCAGTTCGGGAGCGGGGGTTCTGGCGTGGCTCGCTATCGCCGGAATGCTGTTCCTCTTCACACTGGCGCTCACGTGGATCGCCGTCATCCCCGGCCTGTCCGCCAAATCCGCAGAGGGCGCGAGCGCGTTCTCCTACCCCCTCATCTTCCTGCCGTTCCTCAGCTCCGCCTTCGTCCCCACCGCCACGATGCCCGGCCCGGTACGCGCGTTCGCCGAGAACCAGCCGGTCACGCCGATCGTGAGCGCCATCCGCGCGCTGATGACCGAACAGCCGGTCGGCGACGACATCTGGGTCGCTCTCGGCTGGTGCGCCGGCATTCTCGTCGTCGCGTACCTCTTCGCGACCTCCGCCTACCGCCGCAAGATCTCCTAG
- a CDS encoding UvrD-helicase domain-containing protein, producing the protein MTARLSLYQKAEQELYKLDRSVKAKFYDFCHLFRDNPDHPGLDLKPLMGDRRVFRAKIDQSYRALLAKTGIDDRGQENWLVIAVRHRKHVYEELSVAVNRITGEIEFVDLSVVGASVLQRAGVTLTPAEPESETPRITPSRPSTSVAPLLTGITAQDLRGLGVTEQLIDLALAVTDSGELDQLVSGAPLLSKDILYGLAAGMSMGEVRREITSQVEVELGDDYAENLSAALARTTVTTFDEDLKAAIEEGDFRAWKIFLHPSQAKLVRRHYNGPARVSGGPGTGKTIVALHRVKHLAEQLSPGSDKPILLTTFTKNLTTDLRARLASLLEPELLARVEITHIDQLAARVLSENVGVGVGRQRVFDTVALGVLRQVLAEVDDQRWDAEFLLEEWDQVVLGQSLNTRKAYFDARRAGRGRSLTRPERNQIWKLLEQFTVRLDKEGIETWGQAAERAARFAMERAAKIEARRDNEAVGGAEAAQPDDSSGRCYRSHRYRHVVVDEAQDLRAAHWTMLRAMVPKSPNDLFIAGDTHQRIYDHQVTLGTVGINIRGRSSRLTLSYRTTREILARAIGVVDPQKVSYDNLDDGADTLEGYRSVLHGPAPELVACSSWEDELTQLAAALTSWRTEISTGDNGIRRDPRGNVAVCVADRDMVGQVMRYLATQAEISCAELTKDGPKGDGEVHVGTMHRFKGLEYQKLAIVGVCDGVIPRTAVIERYRKEDQQRSAREERKARSLLFVAATRARDTLRISWHGTPSPYLSV; encoded by the coding sequence ATGACCGCACGGCTCAGCCTGTACCAGAAGGCCGAACAGGAGCTGTACAAGCTCGACCGCTCGGTGAAGGCGAAGTTCTACGACTTCTGCCACCTCTTCCGAGACAACCCCGACCACCCCGGGCTCGACCTCAAACCGCTCATGGGTGATCGTCGGGTCTTCCGAGCGAAGATCGACCAGTCATACCGGGCGCTGCTCGCCAAGACGGGCATCGACGACAGAGGGCAGGAGAACTGGCTCGTCATCGCTGTCCGGCACCGCAAGCACGTGTACGAGGAGCTTTCCGTCGCGGTCAACCGGATCACCGGAGAGATCGAGTTCGTGGATCTGTCGGTGGTCGGTGCCAGCGTGCTGCAGCGGGCGGGAGTGACGCTCACGCCCGCCGAACCGGAATCCGAGACTCCTCGGATCACCCCGAGCAGGCCGAGCACGTCCGTTGCTCCGCTCCTCACCGGCATCACTGCGCAGGACCTTCGCGGCCTCGGAGTCACCGAACAACTGATCGATCTCGCCCTCGCTGTCACCGACAGCGGTGAACTCGACCAGTTGGTCTCCGGGGCACCGCTGTTGTCCAAGGACATCCTTTACGGGCTTGCGGCCGGTATGAGCATGGGCGAAGTGCGCAGGGAGATCACTTCTCAGGTCGAGGTCGAGCTAGGCGATGACTACGCCGAGAACCTCAGCGCAGCTCTTGCGCGCACCACGGTCACCACCTTCGACGAGGATCTCAAGGCTGCGATCGAGGAGGGCGACTTCCGCGCCTGGAAGATCTTCCTGCACCCGAGCCAGGCAAAGCTCGTCAGGCGCCACTACAACGGACCGGCCCGGGTCTCCGGCGGGCCGGGCACCGGCAAGACCATCGTCGCTCTGCACCGAGTGAAGCACCTCGCCGAACAGCTGTCGCCAGGCTCAGACAAGCCGATCCTGCTGACCACCTTCACGAAGAATCTCACCACGGATCTGCGTGCCCGCCTTGCCTCGCTGCTGGAGCCCGAATTGCTGGCCCGCGTTGAAATCACTCACATCGACCAGCTCGCCGCACGAGTTCTCAGCGAGAACGTCGGCGTCGGCGTCGGTAGGCAGCGGGTATTCGACACCGTGGCGCTCGGCGTCCTCCGTCAGGTGCTCGCTGAGGTCGACGACCAACGCTGGGACGCCGAGTTCCTTCTGGAGGAGTGGGATCAGGTCGTTCTCGGCCAGTCACTGAACACCCGCAAGGCATACTTCGATGCCCGTCGCGCAGGTCGCGGCCGATCGCTCACCCGCCCGGAACGCAACCAGATCTGGAAGTTGCTGGAACAGTTCACCGTACGTCTGGACAAGGAAGGCATCGAAACCTGGGGCCAGGCCGCGGAGCGGGCGGCTCGCTTCGCAATGGAGCGGGCTGCGAAAATCGAGGCACGACGGGACAACGAGGCGGTTGGTGGCGCGGAAGCGGCCCAGCCCGACGACAGTTCGGGCAGGTGCTATCGCAGTCACCGCTATCGGCATGTGGTCGTCGACGAGGCCCAAGATCTCCGCGCCGCCCACTGGACGATGTTGCGTGCCATGGTCCCGAAGAGTCCCAATGACCTGTTCATCGCCGGCGACACCCACCAGCGCATCTACGACCATCAGGTCACCCTCGGCACGGTGGGTATCAACATCCGTGGTCGTTCCTCACGGCTGACCCTCAGCTACCGCACCACGCGGGAGATCCTCGCCCGCGCGATCGGAGTCGTCGATCCGCAGAAGGTCTCCTACGACAACCTCGACGACGGTGCCGACACCCTCGAGGGCTATCGCTCGGTGCTCCATGGTCCGGCCCCCGAACTCGTGGCCTGCTCATCATGGGAGGACGAACTGACCCAGCTCGCCGCAGCCTTGACGAGCTGGCGCACCGAGATCTCCACTGGAGACAACGGGATACGGCGCGACCCCCGTGGCAATGTGGCCGTCTGTGTCGCAGATCGGGACATGGTCGGCCAGGTCATGCGCTACCTTGCGACACAGGCGGAGATTAGCTGCGCCGAACTCACCAAGGACGGCCCCAAGGGCGATGGTGAGGTTCACGTCGGCACCATGCACCGGTTCAAGGGACTCGAGTACCAGAAGCTGGCGATCGTCGGCGTGTGCGATGGCGTCATTCCCCGCACCGCCGTGATCGAGCGCTACCGGAAGGAGGATCAACAGCGCTCCGCTCGCGAGGAACGTAAGGCACGCTCGCTGCTTTTCGTTGCCGCGACCCGTGCCCGTGACACTCTGAGGATCAGCTGGCATGGCACACCCAGCCCGTACCTGTCGGTGTAG
- a CDS encoding ABC transporter ATP-binding protein → MAVDQNQEFAIRVAGLEKSFKDLPVLRGVDFEVARGSIVALLGSNGAGKTTVVRILSTLLKTDAGSADVNGYDVATQSAGVRESISLTGQFAAVDEILTGRENLVLVARLRHLKDPGRIADGLLERFSLTDAANRRVSEYSGGMRRRLDIAMSLTGNPPVIFLDEPTTGLDPQSRLEVWQAVKELAGRGTTVLLTTQYLDEAEQLADRIAILHKGRIIVNGTLAELQRLLPAKVEYVEKKPTLEDVFLALVSDDGNERFSEPTSQESR, encoded by the coding sequence ATGGCAGTTGACCAGAACCAGGAGTTCGCGATCCGCGTCGCGGGTCTGGAGAAGTCCTTCAAGGATCTGCCCGTGCTGCGCGGGGTGGATTTCGAGGTGGCGCGAGGCAGCATCGTCGCGCTGCTCGGCTCCAACGGAGCAGGCAAGACCACGGTCGTGAGGATCCTGTCCACGTTACTCAAGACCGACGCGGGATCGGCCGACGTCAACGGTTACGACGTCGCCACGCAGTCCGCGGGCGTGCGGGAGTCCATCAGTCTCACCGGGCAGTTCGCCGCGGTGGACGAGATCCTCACGGGGCGGGAGAACCTCGTGCTCGTCGCCCGCCTGCGGCACTTGAAGGATCCCGGCCGGATCGCGGACGGACTGCTCGAGCGGTTCTCCCTGACCGACGCGGCGAACCGGCGGGTGTCGGAGTACTCCGGTGGTATGCGCCGCCGCCTCGACATCGCGATGAGCCTGACCGGCAACCCGCCGGTGATCTTCCTCGACGAACCGACGACGGGCCTCGACCCGCAGTCGCGCCTCGAGGTGTGGCAGGCGGTCAAGGAACTCGCGGGACGCGGTACCACGGTGTTGCTCACGACGCAGTATCTGGACGAGGCGGAACAGCTCGCCGACCGGATCGCGATCCTCCACAAAGGAAGGATCATCGTCAACGGCACGCTCGCCGAGCTACAGCGGCTGCTGCCCGCCAAGGTCGAGTACGTGGAGAAGAAGCCGACACTGGAGGACGTCTTCCTCGCGCTCGTCAGCGACGACGGTAACGAACGTTTCTCGGAACCCACGAGTCAGGAAAGCAGATGA
- a CDS encoding wnt family protein yields MIGQVSDHLSAQNKLVVGLQDELDGAKPAEWSGDAAEAAESDLRARCQALEDLAARLSAAVTIIDDTERAVRDLVRSIEATEDHAARNGYRIENGEVVDIADSGGFAMLMTLHVEVQGILGQAAMIDTELDSVLRHILSGEIDDAGATTLAEAAETGEDRIVDEQWHRDLLARYQVRTDDTTMWPTGLAGWIAELRDIPQERLTQTEVRMLDDLQMRKGLLGLQEFGDIRQDALHVSESMFEGKGKTDGHSDAFRHAYWNALMTQRYGEQWAGEFATAHERNPAGHHIPVGMDLHNNEVGREIARANPEAGPEELAALVEQAVTDGRMVVIDNNDTLVPSNEVNPGETRDTPNNRWPTDNPGRGDDHDPGEPSATPDQY; encoded by the coding sequence ATGATCGGTCAGGTCAGTGACCATCTCTCCGCACAGAACAAGTTGGTCGTCGGTCTGCAAGACGAGCTCGATGGTGCCAAGCCGGCTGAGTGGAGCGGGGATGCGGCAGAGGCTGCGGAGAGTGATCTCCGGGCCCGTTGTCAGGCGCTCGAGGACCTCGCTGCTCGATTGTCCGCTGCAGTGACGATCATCGATGACACCGAGCGAGCTGTGCGGGATCTGGTCCGCAGCATCGAGGCGACCGAGGACCACGCTGCGAGGAACGGCTACCGGATCGAGAACGGCGAGGTCGTCGACATTGCGGATTCCGGGGGATTCGCCATGCTCATGACCCTGCACGTGGAGGTGCAGGGCATCCTGGGCCAAGCGGCCATGATCGACACCGAGTTGGACTCCGTGCTCAGACACATCCTGTCCGGTGAGATCGACGACGCGGGAGCGACGACGCTGGCGGAGGCGGCGGAGACGGGCGAGGACCGTATCGTCGATGAGCAGTGGCATCGCGATCTGCTAGCCAGGTACCAGGTCAGGACCGACGATACGACCATGTGGCCAACCGGTCTGGCTGGCTGGATCGCGGAACTGAGAGACATCCCGCAGGAACGGCTTACCCAGACCGAGGTGAGGATGCTCGACGACCTGCAGATGCGCAAGGGACTGCTCGGACTCCAGGAGTTCGGCGACATTCGACAGGATGCGCTGCATGTCTCGGAGAGCATGTTCGAGGGAAAGGGCAAGACCGATGGGCATTCGGACGCGTTCCGGCACGCCTACTGGAATGCTCTGATGACACAGCGTTATGGCGAGCAATGGGCGGGCGAGTTCGCCACCGCACATGAGCGGAACCCGGCCGGCCACCACATCCCGGTGGGTATGGATCTGCACAACAACGAGGTGGGCCGCGAGATCGCGCGAGCCAATCCCGAGGCCGGTCCCGAGGAGTTGGCCGCATTGGTCGAGCAGGCGGTCACGGATGGCAGAATGGTGGTCATCGACAACAACGACACCCTGGTGCCGTCCAACGAGGTGAACCCCGGGGAGACCCGCGACACCCCTAACAACCGCTGGCCGACGGACAACCCTGGACGCGGCGACGACCACGACCCCGGCGAACCGTCGGCGACTCCGGACCAGTATTGA
- a CDS encoding DUF1048 domain-containing protein produces the protein MGTEPGEQKNRYLRYLEVVTGSLEEKRRYRQCKERIERLPHDYRTAVEALQRYMQHFGPDQSESLVAMLADLTDLFEQSAADGIPLRQVVGEDPVEFAEAFLRNYPGGSWIRRERDRLTKTIDRVADGMQ, from the coding sequence GTGGGCACTGAACCGGGCGAGCAGAAGAACCGTTACCTGCGGTATCTGGAGGTCGTGACCGGATCGCTCGAGGAGAAGCGGCGCTACCGGCAGTGCAAGGAGCGGATCGAACGGCTCCCGCACGACTACCGCACGGCGGTCGAGGCGCTGCAGCGGTACATGCAGCACTTCGGCCCGGACCAGTCGGAGAGCCTGGTGGCGATGCTGGCGGACTTGACAGACCTGTTCGAGCAGAGCGCGGCGGACGGAATCCCGTTGCGCCAGGTCGTCGGTGAGGACCCGGTGGAGTTCGCGGAGGCGTTCCTGCGCAACTACCCCGGCGGCTCGTGGATTCGTAGGGAGCGAGACCGGTTGACCAAGACGATCGACCGCGTGGCGGACGGCATGCAGTGA
- a CDS encoding aromatic-ring hydroxylase C-terminal domain-containing protein encodes MITGLDVRYPADDHPLAGRRVPDATLKTVRGATRVHELLHAARPVLLNLSGNTEVTTAGWTVRVDVVEARSEHDYWPVPVIGEVDAPAALLVRARD; translated from the coding sequence ATGATCACCGGCCTGGACGTGCGGTACCCGGCGGACGACCACCCACTAGCCGGTCGCCGGGTCCCCGACGCCACGCTGAAGACCGTGCGCGGCGCCACCCGCGTCCACGAGCTTCTGCACGCCGCTCGCCCGGTCCTGCTCAACCTGAGCGGCAACACCGAGGTGACGACGGCGGGGTGGACGGTTCGTGTCGACGTCGTCGAGGCACGCAGTGAGCACGACTACTGGCCCGTCCCCGTCATCGGTGAGGTCGACGCGCCCGCAGCGCTGCTCGTCCGCGCCCGAGACTGA
- a CDS encoding SMI1/KNR4 family protein translates to MDTRSSRILEKLARAKADPSLLKSFGAAKHEFTLNPPLPESAIVGFEAEHGVTLPADYRRFLLELGDGGAGPSYGLLRLSAAYTEPFDYPGALTEPSAFVPGTEYSTGWWDDFPGPDDRRPDPLQGTLSVVHHGCSDFTQLVVTGPGRGRLVNVNWDGAVPPYVLEDLDFLSWYERWLDELLAGHRVAGFGDKLPGDEGILIDILATDPAPSRRSRAATSLAQLARLSPTAVRALETATTDPAAAVRTAVLGVAWRCDIEIENAARAALSDPEAAVRAEAISVLRVRRTADLAEQARAQLTTDDPELIRRALQALGDSADLTSADIAPLLNREDHRIRTSAAFHLGDARDSATEALAHALADEHPGVRLLAVQTASRRDDRALLPLLRRMLATESDETVVVNLRRVLGE, encoded by the coding sequence TTGGACACCCGTTCGTCGCGCATCCTCGAGAAACTGGCACGAGCGAAGGCCGACCCGAGCCTGCTGAAGTCCTTCGGCGCCGCCAAACACGAGTTCACGCTGAACCCGCCCTTACCGGAGTCGGCGATCGTCGGTTTCGAGGCCGAGCACGGCGTCACGCTGCCTGCGGACTACCGGCGGTTCCTCCTCGAACTCGGCGACGGCGGGGCGGGGCCGAGTTACGGACTGCTCCGCCTGTCCGCCGCCTACACCGAACCCTTCGACTACCCAGGCGCCCTCACGGAGCCGAGCGCCTTCGTGCCGGGGACCGAGTACAGCACCGGCTGGTGGGACGACTTCCCCGGACCGGACGACCGCCGCCCCGACCCCTTGCAGGGCACGCTCTCCGTCGTCCACCACGGCTGCTCCGACTTCACTCAGCTCGTGGTGACCGGGCCGGGCCGGGGACGGTTGGTGAACGTCAACTGGGACGGGGCGGTGCCGCCGTACGTGTTAGAGGATCTCGACTTCCTCAGCTGGTACGAACGCTGGCTCGACGAGCTGCTCGCCGGTCACCGGGTCGCCGGGTTCGGCGACAAGCTTCCCGGCGACGAAGGCATATTGATCGACATCCTCGCCACCGACCCGGCACCGAGCCGCCGCTCCCGCGCCGCGACCTCGCTCGCCCAGCTGGCCCGGTTGTCCCCGACGGCCGTGCGCGCCCTGGAAACGGCGACCACCGACCCCGCCGCAGCGGTCCGAACCGCAGTCCTCGGCGTCGCCTGGCGCTGTGACATCGAGATCGAGAACGCCGCACGAGCGGCGTTGTCCGACCCCGAGGCCGCAGTGCGGGCCGAGGCCATCAGCGTCCTCCGCGTCCGCCGCACAGCCGACCTGGCCGAACAGGCCCGCGCACAGCTCACCACCGACGACCCCGAACTCATCCGCCGCGCGCTACAGGCACTGGGTGACAGCGCCGACCTCACCTCGGCCGACATCGCTCCGCTGCTGAACCGCGAGGATCACCGCATCCGCACCTCGGCCGCGTTTCACCTCGGCGACGCCCGAGACTCCGCAACCGAGGCGCTCGCCCACGCCCTCGCCGACGAACACCCCGGTGTCCGGCTTCTGGCGGTGCAGACGGCCTCCCGCCGGGACGACAGAGCGCTGCTTCCGCTCCTCCGCCGAATGCTCGCGACAGAATCGGACGAGACCGTGGTGGTCAATCTCCGGCGGGTTCTCGGAGAGTAG